The genomic stretch GGCCCGCCTGGACGACGAGGACGACGAGTAGCAGTCGGCGGTCGCCGGGGACTCGTACGGCCGTCTCAGTCGCGGGGCCGGGTCACGTCGTACGCCAGTCCCAGGGCGCCGTGCGCCAGCAGGAGCGCGCCCGCTGCGGCCCAGCCTGCGCTGCGGCGGTGCAGTCCGAGGGCGGTCAGCGGGAGGCCCGCCGCGATCTGGGTGAGGGCGAGCGCGCGGGCGAGGGGGGTGCCTGACCAGGGCAGCCAGGTGCCCAGTCGGCTCGCGTCGACGGCGTCGAGTTCCGCGCGGACCGCCTCACGCCAGCCCGTCCGCTCGATCGCCCGGACGTGCGGCTGAACCCGCGCTGACTCGACGAGACGGTCCGCGCGGTCGCCGGGAGCCAGCCCGGCGGGCAGCTCGACTCCCGCGCGGGTGAGGACCGCCAGCAGGCCACTGAGGCGGGCGCGGGCATCGGCCCCGGAGTCGGGCCGGGTGAGCTGCTCAAGGGACTCCATGTCCAGGACGGGATCCAGACCCAGGCGGGTGGCGAAGGTCCGCATGGCCTCGTCCTCGCCGACGGGGGTGCCGTTGCTGAGCCAGATGTAGCCGACGGGGCGGCGGAAGCCGGACGCGAGGGTGAACCCGGCGCGGTCCCCGTCCCACCACAGCGCGAGTACGGGCCAGGGGGCGCCGACGGCGAGCGCGGTGGCCCAGCCGGTGAGCACGCGGTCGACCGGTTCGTCCCCGTCGGCCCAGGGCGTGCTCTCGGGTACGAGCACGCTCCACTCCCCCGCCGGAACCAGCAGCATGGGTTCGCGGAGCAGGTGGGCGGCCGGGGCTACGGAATCCGGCTCCGCCCGGCAGAGCAGCAGGGCTCCGGGGGTGGGACCTCCGGATGCGGGACCGGTACGGGGAGATTCCGTCGACATGGTCACACGCTAGGGCGATTTGTATTGGTTAGTCATATTCGGCGGCGTCGACGCTCCCCGAAAGAGTGTCTTGACTTTCCTCGGGCGCGATATATCGTGATTGACAGGAGACGCGATATGGCGCGTTGTCACGGGGAGGTCGTCACCATGTCGGAGTGGTCCGTCGCGGAACCGAGGAAGCTCACCTTCGACGAGCCCGTGCGCGAGCTGCACGTACGGATCGTCAATGGAACGGTGAACGTGGTGGGGACCGACGAAGGTTCCGCCCGCCTCGAAGTCTCGGAGATGGAGGGCCCACCCCTTCAGGTCACCCAGCAGGGCGGGACGCTCACGGTCGCCTATGAGGACCTGCCCTGGAAGGGCTTCCTGAAGTGGCTCGACCGCAAGGGCTGGCGGCGCAGCGCCGTGGTCTCGCTGGCGGTCCCGGCCGACACCCGCGTCGAGGTGGGCGTGGTCGGCGCGGCCGCCGTGGTCTCCGGGGTGAGTGGCCCCTCGGTGGTGAAGGGCGTCACCGGCGACACGACTCTGGTCGGGCTCTCCGGCCCGGTGCGCGCCGACACGGTCTCCGGGAATCTGGAGGCCCAGGCGGTGACCGGCGACCTGCGCTTCAACTCGGTCTCCGGGGATCTGACGGTCGTCGAGGGCGCGGGCTCCTCGGTGCGGGCCGACTCGGTCAGCGGCTCGATGATCGTCGACCTCGACCCGGAGGGCCCCACGGACGTGCGGCTCACCAGCGTCTCCGGCGAGATCGCCATCCGGCTCCCGCATCCGGCCGATGCCGACGTCGAGGCCAACACCGCGAGCGGCACCATCTCCAACGCCTTCGACGGGCTCCGCGTGCACGGCCAGTGGGGTGCCCACAAGATCACCGGAAAGCTGGGCGCGGGCAACGGCAGGCTGCGGGCGACGACCGTCTCCGGCTCCATCGCGCTGCTGCGCCGCCCGGCCCGCGAGGAGGAGCCGTGGGACGCGGAGGCCTGGGAGGACGCCCCGGTGGAGAGCACACCGGCCGGCGCAGGGGAGAATTCCGACTCCGGCCAGGACTCCACGCCCGCCACCGAAGCCGACCCGGGCGACCCGGCCGACGGCACGACCGACAAGAAGGTGCTCTGACATGCCTCCCGTCTTCGCCCACGGCCGCCTCCGCCTGTATCTGCTGAAGCTGCTGGACGAGGCCCCGCGCCACGGCTACGAGGTGATCCGCCTCCTCGAGGAGCGCTTCCAGGGCCTGTACGCGCCCTCGGCGGGCACGGTCTACCCCCGGCTGGCGAAGCTGGAGAGCGAAGGGCTGGTCACCCACACCACCGAGGGCGGCCGCAAGGTGTACGCCATCACGGACGCCGGGCGGGCCGAACTGGCCGACCGCAGCGGGGAACTGGCCGACCTGGAGCTGGAGATCCGGGAGTCGGTCGCCGAGCTCGCCGCCGAGATACGGGCCGATGTGCGCGGCGCGGCCGGTGATCTGCGGCGCGAGATGCGGGCGGCGGCGTCGGAGGCCCGGCAGGGCGGCGGCGCCAAGGCCGAGACGCCGCTCGGGGACTTCACGGAGTACACCGACAAGGAGGCCTGGCGCGCGGCCAAGGAGGAGATGCGCCGGGCCAAGCAGGAGTGGAAGGAACAGGCCCGGCGCGCCAAGGACGAGAGCCGCAGGGCCCGCGAGGAGGCCCAGCGTGCCCGGCGCCAGGCCAAGGAGGCGCAGGACCGGGCGCGCGCCCAGGCCCAGGAGGAGATGCAGCGCATCGCCCAGCGGGTCCAGGACCACGTACAGGACCACTTCGCCCGGGGCGACTGGCCGACCGGCGTGCGCGAGGGACTGACGGAACTGGCCAAGGAGTTCGGCGAGTTCGGAAAGGACTTCGGCAAGGGGCTGGGGAAGGACTTCGGGTTCGGGCGGACGGGCGCGGGCACGGGCACGAGTGCAGCGGCCGGTACCGGCAGCGGCACGGCGTCCAAGCCGCGTCCCGAGGGCTCCGGCACCCCCGAGTACTCCGAGACCCCGGAGGACTTCCCCGCCGAGTTCGAGCCTTCCTGGGCCCACGAGGACCCCACCGGCGACCCGGTCCGTGATCTGGACCGCCTCCTGGACCGGTTCCGCGACGGCATCCGCGACGCGGCCCGCGACCACGGTGTCACGGAGGGCCAGCTCCGGGACGCCCGCGGGCACCTGTCGACAGCGGCGGCGCGCATCGGCGCGCTGCTCAGGACGCCCAAGCCCTGAGTCCGGCACAGCGGCGCAGGCTCGGGTGGCCCGCCTCCGGTCACCCGGCCTTGGCCTCGCCCTCTCCGTAGAGGACCCGGGTCAGCGTCAGGTTGGTGACTCCGTGGTCGGCGAGGGTCTCGGCGGGTACTCCGGGCTGGGTCGTCAGGGCGAGGAGGATGTGCTCGTCGCCGATGTGCCGGTCACCGCGGGCGACGGCGACGCGCAGGGAGCGCACCAGGGTGTCCTTGGCCTCCCGGCTGAAGGGACGGTGACCGGACCGCCGATCCTTGCCCTTGCGGTCGCCGGACATCGCGCCGACGCCGTGCACCTCCTCGACCCGGGCGACGATCTCGGCGACATCGATACCGAGCCCCGCGAGGGCGTCGGCCTCGGCCTGGGAGAGTCCGGCACGACGACGGGCCTCGCCCAGCGCCTCCCGTACCGACTCCTTGCGCTCCGCGAGCCCCAGCGCGGCCAGCGCGAAGGAGCCCCGGCTGGCTTCCCGGTCGAGCAGGGCGAGCAACAGGTGCTCGGCGTCGACGGTGCGGGCGCCGGACCGTTCCGCCTGCTCGACCGCTCCGGTCACGACCGCGCGGGCGTCCTTGGTGAATCGTTCGAACATCAATGCCTCCCGTACTTCTTGTGCACGGCCTGCCTGCTGACCCCGAGTTCCGCGGCGATCTCCTGCCACGACCACCCCTGATTGCGCGCGCTGCGCACCTGCACGGACTCCAGCTGCTCCAGCAGTCGGCGCAGCGCGGCGACGGCACGCAGGCCGACCCTCGGGTCACGATCGCCGGCGCGCTCGGCGAGATCGGTTGCCTCACTCATGCCTGTCAATCTAGGTTGACAGAGCAGCATCCGTCAACCCTGGTTGACACGATGGATACGCAAAAGGCGGGCCCGGACAGTCCCGGACCCGCCATATGCCGATGGAGGGGTCAGTTGGTGAGCACGACCTTGCCGAACAGCTCCCCCGACGCCATCTTCTCGAAGCCCTCGCGAGCCCGGTCCATGGGCAGGACCTCGTCGATGACGGGACGGACACCGGTGGCGGCGCAGAACGAGAGGAGGTCCTCCAGCTCGTCCTTGGTGCCCATGGTCGAGCCGACGACCTTGAGCTCCAGGAAGAAGATCCGGGTGAGTTCGGCGTGGGAGGGCCGGTCACCGCTGGTGGCGCCGGAGATGACGACGGTGCCGCCGGGACGCAGGGACTTGATGGAGTGCGACCAGGTGGCGGCGCCGACGGTCTCGATGACGGCGTCGACACGCTGCGGCAGCCGGGCGCCAGGCTCGACGGCCTCCACGGCACCGAGCTCAAGAGCCCGCTTCCGCTTGGCCTCGTCACGGCTCGTCGCGAAGACGCGCAGCCCGGCGGCCTTGCCGAGGACGATCGCGGCGGTGGCGACGCCTCCGCCGGCGCCTTGGACGAGGACTGAGTCACCGGGGCGGACACCGGCGTTGGTGAAGAGCATCCGGTAGGCGGTGAGCCACGCGGTCGGCAGACAGGCCGCCTCGGCGAAGGACAGCTCCTTGGGCTTGGGCAGGATGTTCCAGGTGGGCACGGCGACCTGTTCGGCGAAGGTGCCCTGGTAGTGCTCGGTGAGGATCGAGCGGGGTTCCCTGGGACCCACGCCGTGACCGCTCTGGCCGATGACGGAGTGCAGGACGACCTCGTTGCCGTCCTGGTCGACTCCGGCGGCGTCGCAGCCGAGGATCATCGGCAGCTTGTCCTCCGCGAGGCCGACGCCGCGCAGGGACCAGAGGTCGTGGTGGTTGAGGGAGGCGGCTTTGATGTTGACGACACTCCAGCCGGGACGAGCCTCGGGAGCGGGCCGCTCCCCCAACTCAAGTCCGCTGAGCGGCTGGTCGCGGTCGATTCGGGCGGCGTAGACAGCGAACATGACCTTGACGATAGGCCCGCACCCCCAACTCCGGAACCGCCACCCCCTGTGACACATGCCCTCTTGTGCTTCGGGCGGGCCACATCGCAGGACGCCACATCTCAGCCCGTCCGGCGTTTGAGGACGAGGCCCGTTCAGGGCCGACAGCGGGGGTCTGGGGGCGGCAGCCCCCAGTGGGGGTCCCCCTTCTGGGGGAGGGACGGGTAGGGGCGGCGGGGGCGAAGGACAAACCACCCGCCCAGCCCAACCCCCAGGTAAAAAATGACCCCGGCCAGAAAACCCGGCCGGGGCCACCTCAGCTACCGCACACGGCTCAGCGCCGCGCCACACCCTCCGCCCGAGCCGCGGCAGCAACCGCCGCCGTGACCGCCGGAGCGACCCGCTCGTCGAAGGGGGACGGGATGACATAGTCCGCGGCGAGATCGTCACCGACCACCGACGCCAGCGCCTCCGCCGCCGCGATCTTCATCCCCTCCGTGATCCGGGAGGCCCGGACCTGAAGGGCGCCCGCGAAGATCCCGGGGAAGGCGAGGACGTTGTTGATCTGGTTCGGGAAGTCCGACCGCCCCGTCGCCACGACCGCCGCGTACTTGTGCGCGACCTCGGGGTGCACCTCGGGGTTCGGGTTGGCCATCGCGAACACGAAGGCACCCTTGGCCATGGAGGCGACCGCGGACTCCGCGACCGTACCGCCGGAGACGCCGATGAAGACGTCGGCGCCGGACAGGGCGTCCTCGAGGGAACCGGAGATCCCGGCCTTGTTCGTGAACCCGGCGACCTCGCGCTTGACGTCGGTCAGATCCGTACGGTCCGCCGAGATGATGCCCTTGCGGTCGGCCAGCGCCACATCGCCGATCCCGGCCCCGACCAGCATCTTGGCGATGGCGACCCCGGCCGCCCCGGCGCCGGAGATGACCGCCCGCAGCTGCCCGATCTCCCGCCCGCTCAGCCGCGCGGCGTTCCGCAGCGCGGCCAGCGTCACGACCGCCGTACCGTGCTGGTCGTCGTGGAAGATCGGAATGTCCAGCCGCTCCTGGAGCTTGCGCTCGATCTCGAAGCACCGCGGCGCCGAGATGTCCTCCAGGTTGACGCCCCCGAAGGAGGGCGCGAGGCGCACCACGGTCTCGACGATCTCGTCGACGCCGGTGCAGTCCAGCGCGATCGGCACCGCGTCCACGCCGCCGAACTGCTTGAACAGAATCGCCTTGCCCTCCATCACCGGAAGGGAGGCCTCGGGCCCGATGTCTCCGAGCCCGAGCACGGCCGTACCGTCGGTCACGACGGCGACCACGGAGGACTTCCACGTGTAGTCGTGGACGAGCTCCGGCTGCTCGGCGATGGCGCTGCACACTTTCGCCACGCCGGGCGTGTACGCCAGGGACAGGTCGTCCTTGTCGCGGACCGGCACGGTGGCTTGCACTGCCATCTTGCCGCCGCGGTGCAGCGCGAACGCGGGATCGAAGGAATCGAGGGGCTCGGCCCCTCCGTCCTGACCCGTATCGCTGTCGCTGCGAGGATTGACGATCTCCGCTGCCACTTTGTCTGACCCCTTAAGTATTCATGGTTTGAGGGTGGCCACTCCCAGGTGAGGGGTGGGCGGGCACCGCGCACGGCCCAGTTACCGATACGTACGGTCAACTGCGGGCGTATACGCGACGGGCGCGCCGCACACGCGCCCTGAGCCCCGGATGAGGGGTGTAAAGCACCTTCTTACCGGACGGACGGCATCGAGGACGAGTCCAATACGTGCAAGCTCACATGGCGGAACGAAGAACGATCATCGATCACCGCTCAGCGGTGACATGAATCATGCGATGTCATACGGACAAGCAGCCGATGCCCCTTGACGGGCGCCCGATTCGCGCTCAAGCGCCGCAGGTCAGGGCCGCCCGGTTCATCCGGATCCTGAGACATGCCG from Streptomyces davaonensis JCM 4913 encodes the following:
- a CDS encoding DUF4097 family beta strand repeat-containing protein — its product is MSEWSVAEPRKLTFDEPVRELHVRIVNGTVNVVGTDEGSARLEVSEMEGPPLQVTQQGGTLTVAYEDLPWKGFLKWLDRKGWRRSAVVSLAVPADTRVEVGVVGAAAVVSGVSGPSVVKGVTGDTTLVGLSGPVRADTVSGNLEAQAVTGDLRFNSVSGDLTVVEGAGSSVRADSVSGSMIVDLDPEGPTDVRLTSVSGEIAIRLPHPADADVEANTASGTISNAFDGLRVHGQWGAHKITGKLGAGNGRLRATTVSGSIALLRRPAREEEPWDAEAWEDAPVESTPAGAGENSDSGQDSTPATEADPGDPADGTTDKKVL
- a CDS encoding PadR family transcriptional regulator; the protein is MPPVFAHGRLRLYLLKLLDEAPRHGYEVIRLLEERFQGLYAPSAGTVYPRLAKLESEGLVTHTTEGGRKVYAITDAGRAELADRSGELADLELEIRESVAELAAEIRADVRGAAGDLRREMRAAASEARQGGGAKAETPLGDFTEYTDKEAWRAAKEEMRRAKQEWKEQARRAKDESRRAREEAQRARRQAKEAQDRARAQAQEEMQRIAQRVQDHVQDHFARGDWPTGVREGLTELAKEFGEFGKDFGKGLGKDFGFGRTGAGTGTSAAAGTGSGTASKPRPEGSGTPEYSETPEDFPAEFEPSWAHEDPTGDPVRDLDRLLDRFRDGIRDAARDHGVTEGQLRDARGHLSTAAARIGALLRTPKP
- a CDS encoding Clp protease N-terminal domain-containing protein gives rise to the protein MFERFTKDARAVVTGAVEQAERSGARTVDAEHLLLALLDREASRGSFALAALGLAERKESVREALGEARRRAGLSQAEADALAGLGIDVAEIVARVEEVHGVGAMSGDRKGKDRRSGHRPFSREAKDTLVRSLRVAVARGDRHIGDEHILLALTTQPGVPAETLADHGVTNLTLTRVLYGEGEAKAG
- a CDS encoding helix-turn-helix domain-containing protein, coding for MSEATDLAERAGDRDPRVGLRAVAALRRLLEQLESVQVRSARNQGWSWQEIAAELGVSRQAVHKKYGRH
- a CDS encoding zinc-binding dehydrogenase encodes the protein MFAVYAARIDRDQPLSGLELGERPAPEARPGWSVVNIKAASLNHHDLWSLRGVGLAEDKLPMILGCDAAGVDQDGNEVVLHSVIGQSGHGVGPREPRSILTEHYQGTFAEQVAVPTWNILPKPKELSFAEAACLPTAWLTAYRMLFTNAGVRPGDSVLVQGAGGGVATAAIVLGKAAGLRVFATSRDEAKRKRALELGAVEAVEPGARLPQRVDAVIETVGAATWSHSIKSLRPGGTVVISGATSGDRPSHAELTRIFFLELKVVGSTMGTKDELEDLLSFCAATGVRPVIDEVLPMDRAREGFEKMASGELFGKVVLTN
- a CDS encoding NAD(P)-dependent malic enzyme; amino-acid sequence: MAAEIVNPRSDSDTGQDGGAEPLDSFDPAFALHRGGKMAVQATVPVRDKDDLSLAYTPGVAKVCSAIAEQPELVHDYTWKSSVVAVVTDGTAVLGLGDIGPEASLPVMEGKAILFKQFGGVDAVPIALDCTGVDEIVETVVRLAPSFGGVNLEDISAPRCFEIERKLQERLDIPIFHDDQHGTAVVTLAALRNAARLSGREIGQLRAVISGAGAAGVAIAKMLVGAGIGDVALADRKGIISADRTDLTDVKREVAGFTNKAGISGSLEDALSGADVFIGVSGGTVAESAVASMAKGAFVFAMANPNPEVHPEVAHKYAAVVATGRSDFPNQINNVLAFPGIFAGALQVRASRITEGMKIAAAEALASVVGDDLAADYVIPSPFDERVAPAVTAAVAAAARAEGVARR